One genomic window of Candidatus Pseudobacter hemicellulosilyticus includes the following:
- a CDS encoding RagB/SusD family nutrient uptake outer membrane protein translates to MKKILLHKTALWLPVLLLLASCHKDLDLQPANDNTADKQYSTLTGYKQVLAKVYGAYSLVSSRGVGVSDVNIAGIDDAGTTDFVRSWWNLQELSTDEAICAWNDANLLAYHNLNWTSANLFVNAAYTRSLFQITVSNEFIRESTDEKISARGFKENEAAQIRQFRAEARFLRAFQYWVLMDLFGNPPFVTENDPIGKFIPKQTSRAELFSYVEGELKAIENELASPRENEYARVDRGAAWALLARLYLNAKVYTGTDRYTDAITYSGKVIEAGYSLKESYGTLFMSDNHLNNPEIILPIPYDAINAQNYGGTTFLICAAHSNNPTDNQKYGIPNGGWLGNRSTKNLPQAFGDYSGQADKRALFGSGNLEINDVLVFNDGVGVYKFNNLTSDSTTPASPNGVLCSVDFPLFRLAEQYLIYAESVLRGGSGGNTATALDYVNRLRDRAYENTTGRLTALSIDGLLEERMCELYWEGFRRTDLIRYDRFTGSSYLWPWKGGVKAGTGVASHFALFPIPATEIIANPNLTQNTGY, encoded by the coding sequence ATGAAAAAGATCTTGCTTCATAAAACTGCGCTCTGGTTACCGGTATTGCTCCTGCTGGCTTCCTGCCACAAAGACCTGGACCTGCAGCCGGCCAATGATAATACCGCCGATAAACAATACAGCACCCTGACCGGCTACAAGCAGGTGCTGGCAAAAGTATATGGCGCCTATTCCCTGGTGAGCAGCCGTGGCGTAGGTGTTTCTGATGTGAACATTGCAGGCATTGATGATGCCGGCACTACTGATTTTGTCCGCTCCTGGTGGAACCTGCAGGAGCTGAGTACTGACGAGGCCATCTGTGCCTGGAATGATGCTAACCTGCTGGCTTACCATAACCTCAACTGGACCTCGGCCAACCTGTTTGTGAATGCAGCGTATACAAGGAGCCTGTTCCAGATCACCGTGTCCAATGAGTTCATCCGTGAATCCACCGACGAAAAGATCAGTGCCCGGGGCTTCAAGGAAAATGAGGCGGCGCAGATCCGCCAGTTCCGGGCTGAAGCCCGCTTCCTGCGCGCCTTTCAGTACTGGGTGCTGATGGACCTGTTCGGTAATCCGCCTTTTGTGACAGAGAATGATCCTATTGGCAAATTCATTCCCAAACAGACCAGCCGGGCCGAACTGTTCAGCTATGTGGAGGGAGAACTGAAAGCGATAGAAAATGAGCTGGCGTCACCGAGGGAAAATGAGTATGCCCGCGTGGATCGCGGCGCTGCCTGGGCGCTGTTGGCCAGGTTGTATCTCAATGCAAAAGTGTATACCGGTACTGACAGGTATACGGATGCCATTACCTATTCCGGTAAAGTGATTGAAGCAGGCTACAGCCTGAAAGAAAGCTATGGGACCCTGTTCATGAGTGATAACCACCTGAACAACCCCGAGATCATCCTGCCCATTCCTTATGATGCCATCAATGCGCAGAATTATGGTGGCACCACTTTCCTGATCTGTGCAGCCCATAGCAATAACCCCACTGATAACCAGAAATACGGTATCCCCAATGGTGGGTGGCTGGGTAATCGCAGTACGAAGAATTTGCCGCAGGCATTTGGTGATTACAGTGGCCAGGCCGACAAGCGCGCCCTGTTTGGATCAGGCAACCTGGAAATAAATGATGTGCTGGTGTTCAATGATGGTGTTGGCGTGTATAAGTTCAATAACCTCACCTCTGATAGCACTACGCCGGCCTCGCCCAACGGAGTGCTTTGCAGCGTGGACTTCCCCTTGTTCCGGCTGGCAGAACAATACCTGATCTATGCGGAATCAGTCCTGCGCGGCGGCAGTGGTGGCAATACTGCTACAGCATTGGACTATGTGAACCGCCTGCGCGACAGGGCCTATGAAAATACTACAGGCCGCCTCACTGCGCTCAGCATTGACGGGCTATTGGAAGAACGCATGTGCGAGCTGTACTGGGAAGGGTTTCGGCGGACAGACCTGATCCGCTATGACCGCTTCACCGGCAGCAGCTACCTGTGGCCCTGGAAAGGCGGTGTAAAAGCCGGTACCGGCGTGGCCAGTCATTTTGCGCTGTTCCCAATCCCGGCCACCGAGATCATTGCCAATCCTAATCTCACCCAGAACACGGGCTATTGA
- a CDS encoding TetR/AcrR family transcriptional regulator, with protein sequence MSNSQLSKDPIKDDILTGARTLFERFGFKKTTMEDIARQVGKSKSALYYYYKTKEEIFEAVVLEDIDKSRVEATAAMSNVESATDKFAALISTILGSLREKTDKFSIFRSDIYENPFLLENIVRQRDSYLEDLFKDILILGISRGEMRVMSNAEMDIWAKTTNLTFRSIGSKVFLDGNFTFLDHIPFLIDILLNGVSRQK encoded by the coding sequence ATGTCGAATAGTCAATTATCAAAGGACCCCATTAAGGACGATATTTTAACCGGCGCACGGACCCTGTTTGAGCGGTTTGGATTTAAAAAGACCACCATGGAGGATATTGCCCGCCAGGTGGGTAAGTCAAAAAGCGCCCTGTACTATTACTATAAAACCAAGGAAGAGATATTTGAAGCGGTTGTCCTGGAAGATATAGACAAGAGCCGGGTAGAAGCCACTGCCGCCATGAGCAACGTTGAATCCGCCACGGATAAATTTGCAGCGCTCATCAGCACCATACTGGGTTCACTGCGGGAGAAAACAGATAAGTTCTCCATCTTCCGCTCTGATATTTACGAAAACCCATTCCTGCTGGAGAATATCGTCCGGCAGCGGGATAGTTACCTGGAAGACCTCTTTAAAGATATCCTGATCCTCGGCATCAGCCGCGGCGAGATGAGGGTGATGAGCAATGCAGAAATGGATATCTGGGCCAAGACCACCAACCTCACCTTCCGCTCTATAGGCAGCAAGGTTTTCCTGGATGGTAATTTCACCTTCCTGGACCATATTCCTTTCCTCATTGATATCCTGCTGAACGGTGTGAGCCGTCAGAAATGA
- a CDS encoding SusE domain-containing protein produces MRTIVHLLCGLLLLISGGCKKTGDEFTLQPDSFQAASLTSSVSTLVLQPATENDTVIRFQWSPAEMGNQTVITYTLQLDVPADTSGANAWGNASNFPVAANTYQHAFIGKDLNNLLNGRGLTADVANTIVVRIRAEVKKMDGAASMLAPVYSNTTKQTITSYSLSLYVPGEYQGWSPGTAPQLAPVVGRAGLYEGYVNITGTGKQYFKYTNAPDWGHTNYGDGGDGTFSTDGNAAGLSVPEGGYYYLTANLNSNTWTYRKISWGILGGATPGGWDTDTPLSYDAEQEVWTVTCQMKANGSFKFRTNNEWVLDFGKDNNGKLHYANNPFLGYTEGIQDLSVPEDGQYTITLDLHVAGQYTYSLQKH; encoded by the coding sequence ATGAGAACGATTGTCCATTTGCTTTGCGGGCTGCTGCTGCTCATTAGTGGCGGCTGTAAAAAGACCGGCGATGAATTTACCCTGCAGCCGGACAGCTTTCAGGCTGCCAGTCTCACCAGCTCTGTCAGCACCCTGGTGCTGCAGCCTGCTACAGAAAACGATACTGTGATCCGCTTCCAGTGGTCTCCGGCCGAAATGGGAAACCAGACGGTGATCACGTATACCCTGCAGCTGGATGTGCCGGCAGATACTTCGGGCGCCAATGCCTGGGGCAATGCCAGCAACTTTCCTGTTGCCGCCAATACTTACCAGCATGCATTCATAGGCAAGGACCTGAACAACCTGCTGAACGGTCGCGGGTTGACGGCTGATGTGGCCAATACCATTGTGGTGCGTATCCGGGCCGAAGTGAAAAAAATGGATGGCGCCGCATCCATGCTGGCGCCTGTTTATTCCAATACTACCAAACAGACCATCACTTCCTATAGCCTGAGCCTGTATGTGCCGGGCGAGTACCAGGGCTGGTCGCCGGGAACGGCTCCCCAGCTGGCGCCGGTAGTGGGCAGGGCTGGTTTATATGAAGGGTATGTCAATATAACGGGTACGGGCAAACAGTATTTCAAATATACCAATGCACCGGACTGGGGCCATACCAACTATGGTGATGGTGGGGATGGTACGTTCAGTACGGACGGGAATGCTGCCGGCTTATCGGTTCCCGAGGGCGGCTATTATTACCTGACGGCCAACCTCAACAGCAATACCTGGACCTACCGGAAGATCAGCTGGGGCATACTGGGTGGCGCTACGCCTGGCGGCTGGGACACAGATACGCCGCTGAGCTATGATGCGGAGCAGGAGGTCTGGACCGTTACCTGCCAGATGAAGGCCAATGGTTCTTTTAAATTCAGGACCAATAATGAGTGGGTGCTGGATTTCGGAAAGGATAACAACGGCAAACTGCATTATGCCAATAACCCTTTCCTTGGTTATACAGAAGGCATCCAGGACCTGAGCGTGCCGGAAGATGGCCAGTATACCATTACACTGGACCTGCATGTGGCCGGTCAGTATACCTATAGCTTACAAAAACATTGA
- a CDS encoding efflux RND transporter periplasmic adaptor subunit produces the protein MNKVLRIVIAVVLIAGSFGLIAYVLSNNKKKSQEKTQVVSQTNATVSVRVDTVSKAAPNTDVLANGIFAPSQELSFSAEKAGRVVNVLVKEGNAVRKGQVLATIRVDQLSVDMQSAEAAYQTALADKERYENAFRTGGVTQQQLDQAKLNLSNAKAKLDQSRINLGDASIRATIDGIVNERYIEPGSVVAAGTKLFDIVNVSTLKLNVTVNEGQVAGLSVGKGVKVAASVFPGKSFAGKVTFIAPKADASLNFPVEIEISNNAANQLKAGMYGTAFFDFPNQAPVTIIPRTAFVGSVSSNQVFVVENGIARLKQVTPGRLFGDRVEVLEGLQDGNLVITSGQINLTDGTAVSIIK, from the coding sequence ATGAATAAGGTATTGAGAATTGTCATAGCAGTAGTACTGATCGCCGGTTCCTTTGGGCTGATCGCGTATGTACTCTCTAACAACAAGAAAAAATCGCAAGAAAAGACCCAGGTGGTTTCACAGACCAATGCCACCGTATCCGTAAGGGTGGACACGGTTTCCAAAGCCGCCCCCAATACAGATGTGCTGGCCAACGGCATTTTTGCGCCCTCGCAGGAACTGAGCTTTTCTGCTGAGAAAGCCGGCAGGGTGGTGAATGTGCTGGTGAAAGAAGGCAATGCTGTACGCAAAGGCCAGGTGCTGGCCACTATCCGGGTAGACCAGCTCTCCGTGGATATGCAGAGTGCTGAAGCGGCTTACCAGACAGCCCTGGCAGATAAGGAAAGATATGAGAATGCTTTCCGCACCGGCGGCGTCACCCAGCAGCAGCTGGACCAGGCAAAGCTCAACCTCTCCAATGCCAAGGCCAAGCTGGACCAGTCCCGCATCAACCTGGGCGATGCCAGTATCCGCGCCACTATTGATGGTATCGTGAATGAACGCTATATAGAACCCGGCTCCGTTGTGGCTGCCGGCACCAAACTCTTCGATATTGTGAACGTATCCACCCTCAAGCTGAATGTTACAGTGAATGAAGGACAGGTGGCCGGACTGAGCGTAGGAAAAGGGGTGAAGGTGGCTGCCTCTGTATTTCCCGGTAAATCCTTTGCCGGTAAAGTGACCTTTATTGCACCCAAGGCCGATGCTTCCCTTAATTTCCCTGTAGAGATAGAGATCAGCAACAATGCCGCCAACCAACTGAAAGCAGGTATGTACGGAACGGCCTTTTTCGATTTCCCCAACCAGGCGCCGGTGACCATTATACCGCGTACTGCCTTTGTGGGCAGCGTGAGCAGCAACCAGGTATTTGTGGTGGAGAACGGTATTGCCAGACTCAAGCAGGTAACTCCCGGTCGTTTGTTTGGCGACCGCGTGGAAGTGCTGGAAGGCCTGCAGGATGGAAACCTGGTGATCACCAGTGGTCAGATCAACCTCACAGATGGAACTGCGGTCAGCATTATCAAATAA
- a CDS encoding TetR/AcrR family transcriptional regulator: MEQKILDIAYQLFTTQGIHQFTMDDLAARLGISKKTLYRYFVSRQELVEQVCGRMTDEYEASMEVVDQEELDSLQRLLGYIHPVMGFCKKVTPVFFNDLRRHFPLQWTELQLKLENTVKSRLVKVLENGIQEGYFRGNLHPTLVMAIWQQHLQRDFEFAAMLVNDYSKEEVFRQAIYLFLYGVVAPGAISKLEEELSAYKSHMPAIAAK; the protein is encoded by the coding sequence ATGGAGCAGAAAATACTTGACATCGCCTACCAGCTGTTCACCACCCAGGGCATCCATCAGTTCACGATGGACGACCTTGCCGCCCGGCTGGGTATTTCCAAAAAGACATTGTATCGCTATTTCGTTTCCCGCCAGGAACTGGTAGAACAGGTCTGCGGCCGGATGACGGATGAGTACGAAGCCAGCATGGAAGTGGTGGACCAGGAAGAGCTGGACAGCCTTCAGCGGTTGCTGGGTTATATTCACCCGGTAATGGGTTTCTGCAAAAAAGTAACCCCCGTATTCTTCAATGACCTGCGCCGTCATTTTCCCCTGCAATGGACCGAACTGCAGCTCAAGCTGGAGAACACAGTGAAATCCCGCCTGGTCAAAGTGCTGGAGAACGGTATCCAGGAAGGATACTTCCGGGGTAATCTCCATCCTACGCTGGTGATGGCCATCTGGCAACAGCACCTGCAGCGCGATTTTGAATTTGCCGCCATGCTGGTGAATGACTATTCCAAAGAAGAAGTTTTCCGTCAGGCCATCTACCTGTTCCTCTATGGCGTGGTTGCACCCGGCGCCATTTCCAAACTGGAAGAGGAGCTGTCGGCCTACAAATCTCATATGCCCGCCATCGCCGCCAAATAA
- a CDS encoding TonB-dependent receptor, which translates to MKSLSAHRLLLLLAFTLLATAAIAQQPDITVTGTVKDEKGDPVQLASINIVGSTRGTVSDEKGQFQLMAPADALLRISHISFDTLLVKAQPVLVITLRSLSGSLNEVIVIGYGTARRKEVTGSIATVTAKDFQQGAITTPEQLIAGKVAGVSITSNGGAPGAGSVIRIRGGASLNASNDPLIVVDGVPLSGNNIYGASNPLSLINPNDIASFNVLKDAAATAIYGSRASNGVILITTKKGSGGAAQFNFSTQVSLSTLVKKVDVLSADQFRKYVDSVGGNQFRPMLGNASTDWQEEIYQSAVSTDNNLSVAGTFKNIPYRVSAGYMNQDGILRTDNLQRFSGGIALSPRLLKDHLKIDINLKGAYSKARFANNAAISSAVYFDPTQPVHASSPFGNYYEWVTSDPGSTEVTLNKLAPRNPVALLELYRNSSTVQRSFGNIQFDYKFPFLPDLHANLNLGYDIARGEGNTKVPAYAAQNFLEQGQNNPYSNEIRNKVGEFYFNYVKDLKQLKSNINLVAGYGYYNNLSINDLYPFIRANGDTAEGSKPLFPNDKPENTLISYYGRLIYTFDNRFTLAASLRTDGSSKFSKDTRWGTFPSVALTWQLQREQFLQPVKALSDLKLRLSYGITGNQDGIYNYPYQSVYSLSGEGSGVQFGNTWYSMGTPAAYDAGIRWEQTATTNIGIDYGFLDNRITGSLDYYFKKTKDLLNVIPIPAGSNFSSTILTNVGNVENKGFEFNIGAELVKGSNYSWELGFNVAWNEAEITNLTATKDSTYAGTLVASGRQIHSVGYQPYSFYVYHQQYLDGKPVEGVYADANKDGIINTQDLYRYRSPMPRWIMGLTTRFNYGKWTLSTVLRANVGNYMFNSVATNAVQANMLNPLGYLANTLTDILHTGFINGQVQSDYYVENASFLRMDNLGLSYNLGRILRDKVGVRLQANCQNVFTVTKYSGLDPEIFGGMDNALYPRPRIFVLGASLQF; encoded by the coding sequence ATGAAATCACTCAGCGCCCACCGGCTACTGCTTTTACTGGCCTTTACCCTCCTGGCCACGGCTGCTATTGCCCAGCAGCCGGACATCACGGTCACCGGTACCGTGAAAGACGAAAAAGGGGATCCTGTTCAACTGGCTTCCATTAATATAGTAGGAAGCACCAGGGGTACGGTCTCCGATGAAAAAGGACAATTTCAATTGATGGCTCCTGCGGATGCCCTGCTTCGCATCTCCCATATCAGCTTTGATACCCTGCTGGTGAAGGCGCAGCCTGTACTGGTCATTACGCTCAGGTCACTGTCGGGTTCACTCAATGAAGTGATCGTGATCGGTTATGGTACTGCGCGGCGTAAAGAAGTAACGGGTTCTATAGCTACCGTAACAGCCAAAGATTTCCAGCAGGGCGCCATCACTACGCCCGAGCAATTGATTGCCGGTAAAGTGGCGGGGGTAAGCATTACTTCCAATGGTGGCGCTCCCGGGGCTGGCAGTGTGATCCGCATCCGTGGCGGCGCCTCGCTCAATGCCAGCAATGATCCGCTGATAGTAGTGGATGGCGTGCCCCTCAGCGGTAATAATATTTATGGCGCATCCAATCCGCTGAGCCTGATCAATCCCAATGATATTGCCAGCTTCAATGTGCTGAAAGATGCGGCTGCTACAGCTATCTATGGCTCCCGCGCCAGTAACGGCGTGATCCTGATCACCACCAAAAAAGGATCGGGTGGGGCGGCACAGTTCAACTTCAGTACCCAGGTGAGCCTGTCTACCCTGGTCAAAAAAGTAGATGTGCTGTCTGCCGATCAGTTCCGCAAGTACGTGGACTCCGTTGGTGGCAACCAGTTCAGACCTATGCTGGGCAATGCCAGCACCGACTGGCAGGAGGAGATCTATCAATCGGCCGTCAGCACCGACAATAACCTCAGTGTGGCCGGTACTTTTAAGAATATCCCTTACCGCGTGTCTGCCGGATATATGAACCAGGACGGTATCCTGAGGACCGATAACCTGCAACGCTTCAGTGGTGGCATAGCCCTCAGCCCGCGCTTATTGAAGGACCACCTGAAGATAGACATCAACCTCAAAGGCGCTTACAGCAAGGCCCGGTTTGCCAACAATGCAGCGATCAGCTCGGCCGTGTACTTTGATCCTACACAGCCTGTCCACGCCAGCTCTCCTTTTGGCAATTATTATGAATGGGTCACCTCTGATCCGGGATCAACGGAAGTCACACTCAACAAACTGGCGCCCCGAAATCCCGTGGCCCTGCTGGAACTGTACAGGAACAGCAGCACCGTACAGCGCAGCTTCGGGAATATCCAGTTCGATTATAAATTTCCTTTCCTGCCGGACCTGCACGCCAACCTGAACCTGGGTTATGATATTGCCCGCGGCGAAGGCAATACCAAAGTGCCGGCCTATGCGGCGCAGAATTTCCTGGAACAGGGGCAGAACAATCCTTACTCTAACGAGATCCGGAATAAGGTGGGCGAATTTTATTTCAACTATGTGAAGGACCTGAAGCAGCTGAAGAGCAATATCAACCTGGTAGCAGGGTATGGTTATTACAATAATCTTTCTATCAATGATCTCTATCCGTTTATCCGGGCCAATGGCGATACCGCTGAAGGCAGCAAGCCACTGTTCCCCAACGATAAACCGGAGAATACACTGATCTCTTATTATGGCCGCCTGATCTATACCTTCGATAACCGGTTCACCCTGGCGGCCTCGCTGCGTACAGATGGCAGTTCTAAATTCTCAAAAGATACGCGCTGGGGCACCTTCCCTTCAGTAGCCCTGACCTGGCAGCTCCAGCGCGAGCAGTTCCTGCAACCGGTGAAAGCCTTATCGGATCTGAAGCTCCGCCTCAGCTATGGCATAACCGGCAACCAGGATGGGATCTATAATTATCCTTACCAGTCTGTTTACTCGCTCAGTGGTGAAGGTTCCGGGGTACAGTTCGGTAATACCTGGTACAGCATGGGAACGCCGGCCGCCTATGATGCCGGTATCCGCTGGGAGCAGACAGCTACCACCAATATCGGGATCGATTACGGCTTCCTCGACAACCGCATCACCGGTAGCCTGGATTATTATTTCAAGAAAACAAAGGACCTGCTGAATGTGATCCCCATCCCTGCCGGCTCCAATTTCAGCAGTACCATCCTTACCAATGTGGGCAATGTAGAGAACAAAGGCTTTGAGTTCAATATCGGCGCAGAGCTGGTAAAGGGCAGCAACTATAGCTGGGAGCTGGGTTTCAACGTAGCCTGGAACGAGGCCGAGATCACTAACCTCACGGCTACCAAAGACTCTACCTATGCCGGTACCCTGGTGGCCAGCGGCCGGCAGATCCATAGTGTAGGCTATCAGCCCTATTCCTTCTATGTATACCACCAGCAATACCTGGATGGCAAACCTGTGGAAGGCGTATATGCCGATGCCAATAAAGATGGGATCATCAATACACAGGACCTGTACCGGTATAGATCACCCATGCCCCGCTGGATCATGGGATTGACAACCCGCTTCAACTACGGAAAATGGACGCTGAGTACCGTACTGCGCGCCAATGTTGGTAACTATATGTTCAATTCAGTAGCCACCAATGCCGTGCAGGCAAACATGCTGAACCCGCTGGGTTACCTGGCCAATACCCTGACAGATATCCTGCATACCGGTTTCATCAACGGTCAGGTACAGTCTGATTATTACGTGGAGAATGCTTCCTTCCTGCGGATGGATAACCTGGGTCTCTCGTACAACCTGGGCAGGATACTGCGTGATAAAGTAGGCGTCCGCCTCCAGGCCAATTGCCAGAACGTATTCACGGTGACCAAATATTCGGGACTGGATCCGGAGATCTTTGGCGGGATGGATAATGCCCTCTATCCCCGTCCGCGCATTTTTGTACTGGGCGCCAGCCTGCAATTCTAA
- a CDS encoding TolC family protein, with amino-acid sequence MKRSTTLHAMRKHLLLFIAGMGLLQLTQAQLPSPFKLKDALEFALQHKADVKKAQLDEENSLHQIAEVRSRALPQITGTGNLTYNPILQLSAVPGDLAGQPGTTLLIPFGQKWNSSAVVALSQTLFDQSVFTGLKAARTTQQYYEIMARLTDEQIIEQVASNYYQVLVQRQKLVVIDSNIATTTRVKEIIEGQYNNGLAKKIDLDRTRVNISNLQAQRQQLLNGVQIQENTLKFYMGMAITTPIDIPAASFEDIRPELTLAETRPDVQQLTNFQLLKKQEELLHFQKEAYKAEYYPTLSLSGSYGYQGLGNKFPIGKGASQNVNWFDYSSIGLNLKIPIFNGFATRSRVRQADVELRKVQEDMKDTELSLSLAYENARTQLTNSVITLKNQEENVELAKEVYDNTRNNYNQGLAPLTDLLDAETSMTTAQNNYSSALLDYRLAEIQLIKAQGNLKSLLN; translated from the coding sequence ATGAAACGCTCAACAACGCTTCATGCAATGAGGAAACACCTGTTATTATTCATAGCGGGTATGGGGCTGCTTCAGCTGACCCAGGCACAGCTTCCCTCTCCCTTCAAACTGAAAGATGCATTGGAATTTGCGCTGCAGCATAAAGCCGATGTGAAAAAAGCGCAGCTGGACGAAGAGAACAGCCTGCACCAGATTGCCGAGGTAAGGTCGCGCGCACTGCCGCAGATAACCGGCACCGGCAATCTCACCTATAATCCCATCCTGCAGCTGAGCGCTGTTCCCGGCGACCTGGCCGGACAGCCCGGCACCACCCTGCTGATCCCCTTTGGACAAAAATGGAACAGCAGCGCCGTAGTAGCCCTTTCCCAGACACTGTTTGACCAGTCCGTTTTCACCGGCCTCAAAGCCGCCCGGACCACACAGCAATATTATGAGATCATGGCCCGCCTCACCGATGAGCAGATCATTGAACAGGTAGCCAGCAACTATTACCAGGTGCTGGTACAAAGGCAGAAACTGGTTGTGATAGACAGTAATATTGCCACCACCACCCGCGTGAAAGAGATCATTGAAGGACAATACAACAATGGCCTGGCCAAAAAAATAGACCTGGACCGCACCCGCGTTAATATCTCCAACCTGCAGGCCCAGCGCCAGCAGCTGCTCAACGGGGTTCAGATCCAGGAGAACACCCTGAAATTCTACATGGGCATGGCTATTACCACCCCCATTGATATTCCCGCCGCCAGTTTTGAGGATATCCGTCCTGAGCTGACACTGGCTGAGACCAGACCCGATGTACAGCAGCTCACCAATTTCCAGCTGCTGAAAAAACAGGAAGAGCTGCTGCATTTCCAGAAAGAAGCCTATAAAGCAGAATACTATCCCACCCTTTCCCTGAGCGGCAGCTATGGCTACCAGGGGCTGGGCAATAAATTCCCGATCGGCAAGGGCGCCAGCCAGAATGTGAACTGGTTTGACTATTCCTCCATCGGGCTCAACCTGAAGATCCCCATCTTCAATGGCTTTGCCACCCGCTCTCGTGTAAGGCAGGCGGATGTGGAACTGCGGAAAGTACAGGAGGACATGAAGGACACCGAGCTTTCGCTGAGCCTCGCGTACGAGAATGCCAGAACACAGCTGACCAACAGCGTCATCACCCTGAAGAACCAGGAGGAAAATGTGGAGCTGGCCAAAGAGGTGTACGACAATACGCGTAATAATTACAACCAGGGCCTGGCCCCGCTGACAGACCTGCTGGATGCAGAGACCTCGATGACCACCGCCCAGAACAATTATTCATCCGCCCTGCTGGACTATCGCCTTGCCGAGATACAGCTGATCAAAGCCCAGGGAAATTTAAAATCACTCTTAAACTAA
- a CDS encoding alpha-amylase family glycosyl hydrolase: MRTIMWTILLSWLLLGCSKDSPAPFEPPVDNGPEQYGTPFARVPDPEDASIYQVNLRAFSKEANFKGVQDRLDAIRALGVNVLYLMPVFPVGTVNSVNSPYCVKDYRSVNPEFGNLDGLRSLVAAAHDRGMSVIMDWVANHTAWDHPWTSNKSWYQQDAGGKIISPPGTGWNDVAQLNFNNADMRLAMISAMKYWVYTANIDGYRCDAADFVPAGFWKQAIDSLRAIRTHKLLLFAEGSRKDHFSSGFQLMYGMGFYYNLVNNVYGKDGPVSTIDSVNRVEYSNATASSRIVRYISNHDVNNSDGTPLELLGGQEGSVAAFVVSAYLNSVPMIYNGQEVGCPVRLNYFNSSTQVDWDLHPELKAEYKKIMDLRNNSLALRRGTLTIYPQPDVAVFLRKQEAEQVLVMVNLRRHAATAEIPAALAGSQWRLAFGGAAAMLPQQVSLPAYGYQVWKKE; encoded by the coding sequence ATGCGCACTATCATGTGGACGATATTATTGAGCTGGCTGCTGCTGGGATGCAGCAAGGACAGTCCGGCGCCCTTTGAGCCGCCGGTGGACAACGGCCCTGAGCAATACGGAACCCCATTTGCCCGGGTGCCGGACCCGGAGGACGCCAGTATTTACCAGGTAAACCTGCGGGCTTTCAGTAAGGAGGCCAATTTCAAGGGTGTACAGGACAGGCTGGATGCTATCCGGGCGCTGGGCGTGAATGTACTGTACCTGATGCCGGTGTTCCCGGTGGGTACCGTCAATTCAGTCAACTCACCTTATTGTGTGAAGGACTACAGGTCAGTGAACCCCGAGTTCGGGAACCTGGATGGGTTGCGGTCCCTGGTGGCAGCAGCGCATGATCGGGGTATGTCCGTGATCATGGACTGGGTAGCCAATCATACAGCCTGGGATCATCCCTGGACCAGCAACAAAAGCTGGTACCAGCAGGATGCCGGCGGGAAAATTATATCCCCGCCCGGTACTGGCTGGAATGATGTGGCGCAGCTCAACTTCAACAATGCGGATATGCGACTGGCCATGATCTCGGCCATGAAATACTGGGTCTATACCGCCAATATTGACGGCTACCGTTGTGATGCCGCTGATTTTGTGCCGGCCGGTTTCTGGAAGCAGGCTATTGATTCGCTGCGTGCCATTCGAACCCATAAATTATTATTGTTTGCCGAAGGCTCCCGCAAGGACCATTTCAGCAGCGGCTTCCAGCTGATGTATGGAATGGGTTTCTACTATAACCTGGTGAACAATGTGTATGGTAAGGATGGCCCCGTCTCCACTATTGATTCCGTGAACCGGGTGGAATACAGCAATGCCACTGCATCCAGCCGGATAGTGCGCTATATCAGCAACCATGATGTCAACAACAGTGACGGCACGCCGCTGGAATTGCTGGGCGGACAGGAAGGATCGGTAGCTGCTTTTGTGGTGTCCGCCTATCTCAACAGTGTGCCCATGATCTATAACGGACAGGAAGTTGGCTGCCCGGTAAGGCTGAATTATTTCAACAGCAGCACACAGGTGGATTGGGACCTGCACCCGGAGCTGAAAGCGGAGTATAAAAAGATAATGGACTTACGGAATAACAGCCTGGCATTGCGCCGGGGAACATTGACCATTTACCCGCAGCCTGATGTGGCGGTATTCCTGCGGAAGCAGGAAGCAGAGCAGGTGCTGGTAATGGTGAACCTGCGCCGGCATGCGGCTACAGCGGAGATACCGGCGGCGCTGGCGGGCAGCCAGTGGCGACTGGCTTTTGGCGGAGCAGCAGCGATGCTGCCACAGCAGGTCAGCCTGCCTGCGTATGGTTATCAGGTCTGGAAAAAAGAATGA